The genomic stretch CGCTGAGCGCCTGGGGATCGGGCGTCATGTGATCCCGCAAGGGAACCGCCGCGAGGTCGACGTTCTCTCCCGCGATCCGGTTCAGGACGTCGCGCTCCGTGAAGATCCCCACCAGCCTCCCCTCATCCACCACCAGGACGCTTCCCTGGCGCGTGCGCTGCATGAGGCGAATCGCCTCCAGCAGCGAGGTGGAGGAGGAGACGACGTTCGGGGCGTGCAATCCCACGTCCCGGAGCGGAGTGCCCAGAAGGGTCGTGTGCATCCCGCCGCTCGGGGTCGGGATGTCCAGCGACGCCAGCTCCTGCCCGCACTGCTCGCAGGCGTCGGTCCCGGCGAGATTGTCGTGGCCGCAATCGGGGCAGATCATGACGCGCCTCGATCCGATCGCCCCTCAGGCGACCGTCCAGGTCTCGGTTCCTCGAATCAGCTTCTCGATGTCGCCGGGCCCTTTCCGGCGGGCGATCTCCTCCCCCTGTTGGGTGAGGATCTCCTCCAGGGTCGGGCGCTGCGCGGAATAGAAGACTCCCACCGGAACCGGGAACTCGGGATAGCTCATCCGGGAGAGGAGATACGCCAAGGTCGGCTCGGGGGCGTTCTCGTCGTGGACCAGCAGATCCTTTTCGGTGACGCCGTCCCGGCCCAACGTCACCACTTCGGGATCCAGGCCGTTGAGCCGGATCCCCTTGTCCCGGTTCTTCCCGAAGACCATCGGGTGGCCGTGCTCCAGCACGAGCACCCGTTCCGATCTCACGTCCTTCGCCGTGAAGTCCTCGAACGCGCCGTCGTTGAAGATGTTGCAGTTCTGGTAAATCTCCACGAACGACGTCCCCTTGTGCTGCGCCGCCCGATGGACGATCTTGGCGAGATGGACCGGATCGATGTCGATGCTCCGGGCCACGAACGTCGCCTCCGAGGCGATGGCCACGCAGACCGGGTTGATCGGCTGCTCGGCCGTCCCGAAGGGGCTCGACTTCGTCTTCTTTCCGAATTCGGAGGTCGGCGAGTACTGTCCCTTCGTCAGCCCGTAGATTCGGTTGTTGAACAGGAGGATGTTGATGTCCAGGTTTCGCCTGAGGCAGTGGATCAGGTGGTTCCCGCCGATGCTCAGCCCGTCGCCGTCTCCCGTCGCCACCCAGACCGAGAGGTCCGGGCGCGAGATCTTGAGTCCCGACGCCAGCGTCGCCGCCCTGCCGTGGATGCTGTGGAAGCCGTAGGTGTTCATGTAGTAAGGGAAGCGGCTCGAGCAGCCGATTCCCGAGATGAAGACGATCTTCTCCCTCGGGATCCCGAGCTCAGGCATGACCCGCTGGACCTGGGCCAGGATGGAGTAATCGCCGCATCCCGGGCACCACCGGACCGTTTGATCGGTGACGAAATCCTGCCGTGTCAGTTTCGGGGGCTCGAGGAGCCCCGTTCCTTCCGTCTGCGCCATCAGTCTTTCCTCACAGCATCTCCTCGATCTTGCGGACGATCTCGGAGATCTTGAAGGGCTTTCCCTGGACCTTGTTCAGCCCGACGGCGTCCACCAGGAAGTGGGCGCGAATCATGAAACGGAGCTGACCCAGGTTCAGCTCCGGAATGAGGACCTTGTCGAATTTGGCGAGGACTTCCCCGAGATTCCTGGGGAAGGGATTCAGATATCGGAGATGGGCGGCGGAGACTTCCGCCCCGCGGGACTGCATCTCCTCCACCGCGGAGGTGATCGACCCGTGGGTGCTGCCCCAGCCGAGCACGAGCACCTTGCCGGAGTCGCGGCCGTGGACCTCGATATCGGGGATGTCCTCGGCGATCCGCGCGATCTTCTCGGCGCGGAGCCGCACCATCTTCTCGTGATTCAGGGGATCGTAGCTGACGTTCCCGGTCACGTCCTCCTTCTCCAGGCCGCCGATCCGGTGCTCGAGGCCGATCGTACCCGGGATCGCCCAGGGCCGCGCCAGGGTCTTCGGGTCGCGCCGGTAGGGCTGGAAGGTCGACGCATCGGTGTGGAAGTGCACCGAAATCTCGGGAAGCTCCGACAGCGCCGGGATCCTCCAGGGCTCCGCTCCGTTGGCCAGATAGCCGTCGGAGAGGTACAGGACCGGCGTCATGTAGCGGACGGCGATGCGGAACGCTTCGAGGGCCATCGTGAAGCACTCGGCCGGAGTCGCCGGCGCCACGACCGCGACCGGGCACTCGCTGTTGCGTCCGAAGACCGCCTGGAACAGATCGGCCTGCTCCGTCTTCGTGGGCAGCCCCGTGCTCGGCCCGCCGCGCTGCACGTCGATCACGACGAGCGGCAGCTCGGTCATCACCGCCAGGCCGATCGCCTCGCTCTTCAGCGCCACGCCCGGGCCGCTGGTGCCGGTGAGCCCCAGGGCGCCGCCGTAGGAGGCGCCGATCGCCGCTCCGATCGCGGAGATCTCGTCCTCGGCCTGGAAGGTCCGCACCGGAAAGTTCTTCAGCCGCGAGAGCTCGTGCAGGATGTCGCTGGCCGGCGTGATCGGATAGGAACCGTAGAAGAGCGGGCGCCCGGAGAGGACCGAGGCCGCGACGCAGCCGAGCGCCGTCGCCTCGTTGCCGGTGATCTTCCGGTACGTGCCGGGCGCGAGGTGCGCTTTGCGCACGCGGTAGTGGGTGGTGAAGATCTCCGTCGTCTCGGCGTAGTTGTAACCGGCCAGGAGCGCGGCCCGGTTGGCCCGCGCCACCTCCTCGTTCCCCTTGAACTTCTCCTTGATCCACTGCTCCGTGTAATCGACCGGCCGCTCGTACAGCCAGAACACCAGCCCGAGCGCGAAGAAGTTCTTGCATCGCGTGGCGGCTTTCGCTCCCAGCGTCGTGTCGCCTACCGCCCGCAGGGTCATGCTCGTCAGCGGCAGCTCGAAGAGACGGTAGCCGGCGAGGCTTCCGTCCTTCAGGGGATGGCTCTTGTATCCCGCCTTCGTCAGGTTCTGGGCGGTGAAGGCATCCGTGTCGACGATCAGAATCCCTCCATCCTCCAGATCCAGGATGTTCGTCTTCAGCGCGGCGGGGTTCATGGCGACCAGCACGCCGGGCTGGTCCCCGGGGGTGTGGATGTCACGCGAGGAAAAGCTGATCTGATAGCCGCTCACCCCGGGAAGCGTGCCGGCGGGGGCGCGAATCTCCGCGGGATAGTCGGGCAGGGTGGCGAGGTCGTTGCCGGCGATGGCCGTCGTGTCCGCGAACTGCGTCCCGGTCAGCTGCATGCCGTCACCGGAGTCTCCCACGAATCGGATGACGACGGTGTCGAGCTCCTGGACCTGGCTCTTCGGTTCGGGAACTTGCGCTTCCGCTTGTGTGCTCACAATCGATCGGACTCCTTCAGCCGCCTTCTGGCTTCCGCATCACCTGATGCAGTCGCGGAGGCAGGTTCACCACCTCCGCAGGGAAGTGTTCGGCGATGTATTCGACGAGATCCTTGGCGCATACCATTCCCGCTTCGCGTCCTTGCGCGTCCGCGAGTGGGACGTGCCGGTACCCTTTGTCCACCATCAGCTGAATCGCCTCCTGGAGCGTGTCGTCCGGATTCAGCGAGCTGGGATCGCGGATCATGTGGTGGCGAATCGCCTCGGTGAGATCGACCTTCGAGCCGGCGATCTTGTTCAGCACGTCCCGCTCCGTGAAGATCCCGGCCACGCGGCCCTCCTCACACACCAGGGTGCAGCCGCTGCCGGAGGCCTTCATGGCTCGGAGGGTGTCGGAAAGGGTGGTGTCGGGGGTCACCCGGACCGGCTCGCTGAGCCGCAAGGTGCGGATGCGCTCGCTCTGGAGCGCTTCGACGACCGTCGCGCTAAGCTTCATAACCCACGGATTCGACGAACGTTAACCGTCCTGATTCAGGACCGGGTCCCCAAGGTCCGTGGGCCCGGGTGCTCGGACAATATAGTGTCGAAATCGGCCGCGCTCCACCGCCGGGCCCGACCTTCCCCACCGGCCGGACAGAATGCCTGGTCCCAAGCTGTCGGGCAGACGATAGTTTACTGCGTCCGGCCGCGGCGCTCAAGCCCGCCCGCCGCGGCGCGGCCTTCACGATCCGCGGAAGCGATTCCGGCGGGGTGTGTTATCTTCATCGCGTCGGTCTTCCTCGCACGAGCTGGGAGGTTACGATGTCGCCCAAGATTCCCCGGAGCTACCGCCGACTGAAAGACCAGCAGCCCCTCATGATGGAAGCCTACGAGAAGCTCGGCGAGGCGTGCGCCGCCGCGGGCCCGCTGAGCGAGCGGGAAAAGGCGCTCGTCAAGATCGGCCTCTCCACGGGAGCCCGCCTCGAGGGAGGCCTGCACTCTCACGTGCGCAAGGCGCTGGAAGCGGGAATGCAGCCCGAGGAGATCCGCCACGCCGTGCTCCTGGCGCTGCCGACGCTCGGGCTCCCGACGATGATGGCGGCGCTCACCTGGGCCGAGGACGTCCTGAGCGATCCGGAAGAATAGAGGCCCACGACCCTCAGCGTCGAAGCAGCTCGACGTTCGCCGGGTATTCGATCAGCATGGCGACGAACGCCCCGATCAGGATCACCAGGCTCAACGTCGTCAGCACGGCCCAAATCTTCCGCGCCCGTTCGGTGCGCGGCTCGCCGGGGTCGATCCCCAGGGCCAGCAAAGCGCCGCACGCGAATCCTCCGGCGTGGGCGGCGTTGTCGATTCCCGGCAGGAAGAGCATCACGATCGCGGGAGTGATCCAGCGCATCAGCTGATCCGACATGGCCTTCCCCCGCGCGCCGGCCCGGAACCTCCCGAAGATCACTCCGAATCCGAGCAGTCCGAACAGGGGTCCCGAGGCCCCTACGCTGGCGGTGTCCGGTCTGAATAGGGTGCTCACCGAGAAGGCGACGATGTCGCTGACGAGATAGACGACGAGAATCTTGCGCCACCCGAACTCCTCCTCCAGCATCGGACCGAGGATCGATAGCGCGTAGCAGTTCATGGCGAGGTGGAGGATCCCCCCGTGGAGAAATCCGGCCGTGACGAGCCGCCAGTATTGGCCGTTGAGAATGGCGGAGGTCCATTTCTCTCCAAATACGAACTGGGCCTCCCCGCGCGGGGATAAGATGCTGAACAACCCCCGGGTCGGTT from Candidatus Polarisedimenticolia bacterium encodes the following:
- a CDS encoding 2-oxoacid:ferredoxin oxidoreductase subunit beta, yielding MAQTEGTGLLEPPKLTRQDFVTDQTVRWCPGCGDYSILAQVQRVMPELGIPREKIVFISGIGCSSRFPYYMNTYGFHSIHGRAATLASGLKISRPDLSVWVATGDGDGLSIGGNHLIHCLRRNLDINILLFNNRIYGLTKGQYSPTSEFGKKTKSSPFGTAEQPINPVCVAIASEATFVARSIDIDPVHLAKIVHRAAQHKGTSFVEIYQNCNIFNDGAFEDFTAKDVRSERVLVLEHGHPMVFGKNRDKGIRLNGLDPEVVTLGRDGVTEKDLLVHDENAPEPTLAYLLSRMSYPEFPVPVGVFYSAQRPTLEEILTQQGEEIARRKGPGDIEKLIRGTETWTVA
- a CDS encoding rhomboid family intramembrane serine protease; protein product: MAQLLRSLFDLAMSLMGLLGMRGSRWEWKKSQWKMSLESKLASWEMTDRGVRAKVRMCRHCRELVDRSLATCPACGASMRDVPRGGIGRLFAAVLPQFSSLTAILITANVAILAIQLMTWGAEPTRGLFSILSPRGEAQFVFGEKWTSAILNGQYWRLVTAGFLHGGILHLAMNCYALSILGPMLEEEFGWRKILVVYLVSDIVAFSVSTLFRPDTASVGASGPLFGLLGFGVIFGRFRAGARGKAMSDQLMRWITPAIVMLFLPGIDNAAHAGGFACGALLALGIDPGEPRTERARKIWAVLTTLSLVILIGAFVAMLIEYPANVELLRR
- a CDS encoding CBS domain-containing protein — protein: MKLSATVVEALQSERIRTLRLSEPVRVTPDTTLSDTLRAMKASGSGCTLVCEEGRVAGIFTERDVLNKIAGSKVDLTEAIRHHMIRDPSSLNPDDTLQEAIQLMVDKGYRHVPLADAQGREAGMVCAKDLVEYIAEHFPAEVVNLPPRLHQVMRKPEGG
- a CDS encoding carboxymuconolactone decarboxylase family protein; this encodes MSPKIPRSYRRLKDQQPLMMEAYEKLGEACAAAGPLSEREKALVKIGLSTGARLEGGLHSHVRKALEAGMQPEEIRHAVLLALPTLGLPTMMAALTWAEDVLSDPEE
- a CDS encoding 2-oxoacid:acceptor oxidoreductase subunit alpha, with translation MSTQAEAQVPEPKSQVQELDTVVIRFVGDSGDGMQLTGTQFADTTAIAGNDLATLPDYPAEIRAPAGTLPGVSGYQISFSSRDIHTPGDQPGVLVAMNPAALKTNILDLEDGGILIVDTDAFTAQNLTKAGYKSHPLKDGSLAGYRLFELPLTSMTLRAVGDTTLGAKAATRCKNFFALGLVFWLYERPVDYTEQWIKEKFKGNEEVARANRAALLAGYNYAETTEIFTTHYRVRKAHLAPGTYRKITGNEATALGCVAASVLSGRPLFYGSYPITPASDILHELSRLKNFPVRTFQAEDEISAIGAAIGASYGGALGLTGTSGPGVALKSEAIGLAVMTELPLVVIDVQRGGPSTGLPTKTEQADLFQAVFGRNSECPVAVVAPATPAECFTMALEAFRIAVRYMTPVLYLSDGYLANGAEPWRIPALSELPEISVHFHTDASTFQPYRRDPKTLARPWAIPGTIGLEHRIGGLEKEDVTGNVSYDPLNHEKMVRLRAEKIARIAEDIPDIEVHGRDSGKVLVLGWGSTHGSITSAVEEMQSRGAEVSAAHLRYLNPFPRNLGEVLAKFDKVLIPELNLGQLRFMIRAHFLVDAVGLNKVQGKPFKISEIVRKIEEML
- a CDS encoding CBS domain-containing protein, producing MICPDCGHDNLAGTDACEQCGQELASLDIPTPSGGMHTTLLGTPLRDVGLHAPNVVSSSTSLLEAIRLMQRTRQGSVLVVDEGRLVGIFTERDVLNRIAGENVDLAAVPLRDHMTPDPQALSEDDALAFALHRMAVGHYRHVPVVRDGSPVGFLSIRGVLRFLARHKA